From Penicillium psychrofluorescens genome assembly, chromosome: 6, one genomic window encodes:
- a CDS encoding uncharacterized protein (ID:PFLUO_008706-T1.cds;~source:funannotate) yields the protein MGQQNPPQGGSRKISFNVSDQYEIQDVIGEGAYGVVCSAIHKPSGQKVAIKKITPFDHSMFCLRTLREMKLLRYFNHENIISILDIQRPRNYEGFNEVYLIQELMETDMHRVIRTQDLSDDHCQYFIYQTLRALKAMHSANVLHRDLKPSNLLLNANCDLKVCDFGLARSAASTDDNSGFMTEYVATRWYRAPEIMLTFKEYTKAIDVWSVGCILAEMLSGKPLFPGKDYHHQLTLILDVLGTPTMEDYYGIKSRRAREYIRSLPFKKKIPFRALFPKSNDMALDLLEKLLAFNPAKRISVEDALRHPYLEPYHDPDDEPTAPPIPEGFFDFDKNKDALSKEQLKTLIYEEIMR from the exons ATGGGCCAGCAGAATCCTCCACAGGGAGGATCGAGGAAGATCTCATTCAATGTATCCGACCAATATGAGATTCAGGATGTGATTGGCGAGGGCGCATACGGTGTAGTCTG CTCTGCAATCCACAAGCCTTCGGGCCAGAAAGtcgccatcaagaagatcaCCCCGTTCGACCACTCGATGTTCTGCCTGCGCACGTTGCGCGAGATGAAGCTGCTGCGATACTTCAACCACGAGAATATTATCTCGATCCTGGACATCCAACGACCCCGCAATTATGAGGGATTCAACGAGGTCTATCTGATTCAGGAGCTGATGGAGACCGACATGCACCGCGTCATTCGAACACAAGATCTGTCCGATGACCACTGCCAATACTTTATCTACCAGACCCTGCGCGCCCTCAAGGCGATGCACTCGGCCAACGTGCTTCACCGTGACCTGAAGCCGTCGAACCTGCTTCTCAATGCCAACTGCGACCTCAAGGTCTGTGACTTCGGTCTGGCGCGCTCGGCCGCGTCCACTGACGACAACTCCGGCTTCATGACGGAATACGTGGCGACTCGCTGGTATCGTGCGCCGGAGATCATGTTGACCTTCAAGGAATATACCAAGGCTATTGACGTGTGGAGCGTTGGCTGCATATTGGCCGAGATGCTGAGCGGGAAGCCCCTGTTCCCCGGCAAGGACT accaccaccagctgACCCTCATCCTGGACGTGCTCGGCACCCCAACGATGGAAGATTACTACGGAATCAAATCCCGACGAGCCCGCGAATACATCCGCTCTCTGCCgttcaagaagaaaattCCCTTCCGTGCTTTGTTCCCCAAGAGCAACGACATGGCCCTGGATCTGCTCGAGAAACTGCTGGCCTTCAACCCGGCCAAGCGCATCTCTGTCGAGGATGCTCTGCGTCACCCGTACCTGGAGCCGTATCATGACCCGGATGATGAGCCTACTGCGCCGCCTATTCCCGAGGGATTCTTCGATTtcgacaagaacaaggatgCTCTTAGCAAAGAGCAGCTGAAGA
- a CDS encoding uncharacterized protein (ID:PFLUO_008707-T1.cds;~source:funannotate) — translation MAAPQGGYPPQEGYAQPGHGSSVPEDQQSPVQGQTAQGHAAARKKRAYAGQAYDFGAGANAALGGQPTAGGDYGQYHQQPPVEGYQQQPMYGADPSQMQPAAAGYAPPAAPGMQQMTQQFGAMGMGDPNQMAPQQQHPIPQAARPVQLNQLYPTDLLSQPFNVAELDYPPPPITLPPGTSVYPSPDANCPPKYMRSTLNVVPTTHNLLKKSKLPFALVIQPYGSLHDSEDNVPVIPDQVISRCRRCRSYINPFVTFLDHGHRWRCNMCNLTNDVPQAFDWDSTLQKPADRSLRADLNHSMVEFVAPQEYMVRPPQPLVYLFLIDVSHASVTSGLLATSARCIKESLDRIPNADRRTRLGFMAVDSSLHYFSIPRDGSESSEPRMLVVSDLDEPFLPIPGDLLVTLSECRENIESFLDKLQEMFQNTANLSCAMGSALRAGYKLISPVGGKMTVLSASLPNVGHGALTMREDKKVLGTSKESSLLQTGNSFYKSFAVECSKAQVSVDMFLFSSQYQDVASLSNLPRYTGGQTYFYPGWNAGRSEDAIKFAREFSDYLSSEIGLEAVLRVRATTGLRMSTFYGNFFNRSSDLCAFPAFPRDQAYVVEVSIDETVAKPVVCMQAAVLHTTCNGERRIRVLTLALPTTQNLADIYASADQQAITTFFSHRAVERALSSGLEPAREALQTKVVELLQTYRKELAGGSVSGGGLQFPANLRGLPVLFLALIKNLGLRKSAQIPTDMRSAALCLLSTLPLPLLIQYMYPKMYSLHDMPDNAGLPDEQTGEIILPPAINLSSERLAPYGLYLIDDGQTQFLWVGRDSVPQLITDVFGVTDKSQLRVGKQMLPDIDNEFNQRVRAVLEKSADHRSKGVGSIIVPHLYVVREDGEPALRLWAQSLLVEDRADQGMSLAQWMGSLREKVRTFRNGTFRSSRS, via the exons TATGGGCAATATCACCAACAGCCGCCAGTTGAGGGATACCAACAACAGCCCATGTATGGCGCAGACCCGAGTCAGATGCAGCCTGCGGCCGCGGGATATGCTCCGCCAGCTGCCCCCGGTATGCAGCAGATGACACAGCAGTTCGGtgccatgggcatgggcGATCCCAATCAGATGGCcccgcagcagcagcatccaaTCCCCCAGGCTGCGCGACCTGTCCAGCTCAACCAGCTGTACCCGACAGACCTTCTCTCGCAACCGTTTAATgtggccgagctggattATCCTCCGCCTCCTATCACTTTGCCACCCGGA ACGAGCGTTTACCCTTCCCCTGATGCCAATTGCCCTCCGAAGTACATGCGGTCCACGCTGAATGTCGTGCCGACGACCCATAATCttttgaagaagtcgaagctGCCTTTTGCCCTGGTGATCCAGCCATACGGATCCCTGCACGACTCCGAAGACAACGTTCCTGTCATTCCCGACCAAGTGATCTCTCGGTGTCGACGCTGCCGTTCTTACATTAACCCATTTGTCACCTtcctcgaccatggccaccgcTGGCGTTGTAATATGTGCAACTTGACCAATGATGTGCCCCAGGCCTTTGACTGGGACTCTACGCTCCAGAAGCCTGCCGATCGGTCACTGCGCGCAGACCTGAACCACAGCATGGTAGAATTTGTTGCGCCGCAGGAGTATATGGTTCGCCCGCCTCAGCCACTCGTCTATCTCTTCTTGATCGATGTGAGCCACGCCTCCGTGACCAGCGGTCTCTTGGCCACCAGTGCACGATGCATCAAGGAGAGCCTGGACCGCATTCCCAACGCCGACAGACGGACCCGACTCGGATTCATGGCTGTGGATTCGAGCCTGCACTACTTCAGCATTCCGCGAGATGGCTCCGAGTCTTCGGAGCCTCGGATGCTCGTTGTCAGCGACCTGGATGAGCCCTTTTTGCCCATTCCTGGCGACCTCTTGGTGACCCTGAGCGAATGCCGAGAGAACATTGAGTCCTTCCTGGACAAGCTGCAGGAGATGTTCCAGAACACCGCAAATCTCAGCTGCGCGATGGGCTCCGCTTTGCGGGCTGGTTATAAGTTGATCTCTCCCGTGGGCGGAAAGATGACCGTTCTGAGCGCCTCGCTGCCGAATGTAGGCCACGGTGCGCTCACCATGCGcgaggacaagaaggtcCTCGGTACGAGCAAGGAGTCCAGCCTCCTCCAAACGGGCAACTCGTTCTACAAGAGCTTCGCCGTGGAATGCTCCAAGGCGCAGGTTTCAGTGGACATGTTCCTTTTCTCGTCCCAGTACCAAGATGTGGCGTCTTTGAGTAATCTGCCCCGCTACACGGGTGGACAGACCTACTTCTACCCGGGTTGGAATGCTGGTCGAAGCGAGGATGCGATCAAGTTTGCACGCGAGTTCTCTGACTATCTGTCTTCGGAGATCGGCCTGGAGGCTGTTCTCCGCGTGCGTGCCACTACGGGTCTGCGCATGAGCACATTCTACGGCAACTTCTTCAACCGGAGTTCAGACCTTTGTGCGTTCCCTGCCTTCCCTCGCGACCAGGCATACGTGGTTGAGGTGTCCATTGATGAGACCGTGGCAAAACCTGTGGTGTGCATGCAGGCGGCCGTCCTTCACACCACCTGCAATGGCGAGCGTCGCATCCGTGTGCTCACTTTGGCCCTGCCTACCACCCAGAACCTGGCAGACATCTATGCGTCGGCCGACCAGCAAGCGATCACCACGTTCTTCAGCCACAGGGCCGTTGAGCGGGCCCTGAGCAGCGGTCTCGAGCCAGCTCGTGAAGCTCTACAGACCAAGGTCGTGGAGCTCCTGCAGACCTACCGCAAGGAGCttgccggcggcagcgtTAGTGGTGGTGGCCTCCAGTTCCCAGCCAACCTTCGAGGATTGCCTGTCCTTTTCCTCGCGCTGATCAAGAAC CTTGGTCTTCGGAAATCTGCCCAGATCCCCACGGATATGCGGTCGGCGGCGCTCTGCCTGCTGTCAACCCTGCCTCTGCCGCTCCTCATTCAGTACATGTACCCAAAGATGTACTCGCTGCACGACATGCCCGACAATGCGGGTCTGCCGGACGAGCAGACGGGCGAGATCATCTTGCCGCCAGCTATCAACCTGTCATCAGAGCGCCTGGCGCCTTACGGGTTGTACCTCATTGATGACGGCCAAACTCAGTTCCTGTGGGTTGGCCGTGACTCTGTGCCGCAACTGATCACGGACGTGTTCGGCGTGACCGACAAGTCGCAGCTGCGGGTGGGCAAGCAGATGCTACCAGATATTGACAACGAGTTCAACCAGCGCGTCCGGGCCGTGCTCGAGAAGAGTGCCGACCACCGGTCCAAGGGCGTGGGCAGCATTATTGTGCCGCACTTATACGTGGTGCGCGAGGACGGCGAGCCAGCCCTGCGCCTGTGGGCGCAGTcgttgctggtggaggaCCGCGCGGACCAAGGCATGAGTCTCGCTCAGTGGATGGGAAGTCTGCGGGAAAAGGTACGGACCTTTCGTAATGGAACCTTCAGAAGTTCTCGGAGCTAA